A genomic segment from Anticarsia gemmatalis isolate Benzon Research Colony breed Stoneville strain chromosome 12, ilAntGemm2 primary, whole genome shotgun sequence encodes:
- the spri gene encoding src homology 2 domain-containing protein sprint isoform X2, with protein MSIDQASPLVPIKPQVALQNGAFIKNSHNRSSFCGVAPSPNGNGTFKTFAVNRKSWSGNVTLPLQQFTPDVEQAPQLATFRSGTGTFPRNRERNNNTQNGILTPNGNSVQTFRGNEVRRCGSSNGRRYAEIGNWNKRNATFLEPHLQGVRRRDSRSSDSDHDERSTEDDERSLLRSSPRTRLPPPPPPPPDDDPPPLKPREFFERLQSQAMREAQERKHRSRDVPIKDSLFRPVDADGSLGDSLSQSRESLSSDGEGARGDCSSVDSSGSGSEEQPPCDIGLLERLIRTHPVWFLPGIQRAGAFHLLQGKEEGNFVVRQSSQPDTMAISVRLPADKGPYIEHYLIQASGGRIGLETSHNRFDNIPELIAHYSQCCDELPVQLQLPRPLREAKSRHQLSSLAMLGQEFWGYPMANPKNNPNTIISPCQLANGVIPMAVTPSDTGSSLSSFNASTRTNSREHILSPEKDQNVVLKMSPIDTSGSPPSQNQSLSTFKGKTAPSPPAKPSSAFIRAPRPTPPNTLNLMSSTAHITQPHTFPTANTQHSPTHLNNVKTTPPPPPPRWAKPPFSKPSLSPKSEAAAFSPINKASQNGNITVTTTVTFCVNNTQIHNHQINESIQSDRLQLTLASNAMNNNSNADAVFSVMDTPKNMSDSNESQNMMHRMSPEGECINAMTASLHGSFKRQMTEQNTVEPVSPIEQSQTNTSDSVDPIVNSYTKSSSTFAPNHLVSPNGTNSVTSGIFSPTSQINSPVSNDTISSKSGVFSPLSQTNKSEIFSPVSRSSPISAKNVFSPTSNQSIVSPMMGKDRDKVLSPNTNTASTTPSGRSRRSKHSHRKESRHYQESDILESPGVYCRSSLMDKVSDYEDIWGPESNSCSTFKPLKPENENNIHNGMMKSKRPDLLPDTLPKLNAAKSTQSILEKENIHIINSNESLNEKKNLSDSSLKKSFKGSNEIIATTNSKGDTIPKRPDKLNISLNMNKKLTEEIEAVIKNRENYSIESMETVKLEDDCIKDSIGDDSEKDNAGSPFYADPVDALKEAALLQPVQRRKLLRVGVNLSQRYSEPPTQNHPYYPLRDMHSIEELSPSSPNTSSSVDNLMSLRSKPKMKPVQPPRVATKPPTGKNDQTWTVDSSWEFINKNDEGSNESGTFPSLAEQECRLSGVDDVTQYLTVHQVVAQRFPDLRLNSEPAMLPEEVRSPPRASCYDNVHDLRPLSEQASDDGTVFSEPWDSSQWDGLIPPCNGQQHYDNEEPCEWESPIPRRGPAAATRAKSFRDRLDPLLAAGRVRALRGGRTVRGAGAALRAYALHLAQDKSTTFAQNIDNFIACTLDSKETCPQVMMRNMRQFMSGMKNYLVKHGEREFEKEVEKERLKLKPTEFLNLDAILEAVMHRLVVRPLRARLYALLAAWHAPDVRRLHAAIERAHHATPLQLGIKESTKVPSSAVLAVISKNFLKMQEADSPLDKLENLLAAISVMFNAIRGERSVGADDLLPVLAWTIARCRLVCAELEAELMAGLLPAALLAGEGGYYLTALFSAVAVLKRLAPEPQPDSTTPWRRGSMDTGREQCPVAVVRVVLPDECRGSIRRVPVPCRPGARARDLCRALAHAAAITNPQDYALFALHDGHETMLNENDCPQEVMSEKSGQNFTLAYRRIDAKIAWPQQALLSYP; from the exons AAATGCGACGTTCCTTGAGCCACATCTCCAAGGAGTGAGAAGACGTGACAGTAGGAGTTCAGACTCAGATCACGATGAACGTTCTACGGAAGACGACGAGCGGTCTCTGCTTCGAAGCTCACCACGCACGAGACTTCCACCGCCACCTCCCCCGCCGCCCGACGACGACCCACCCCCTCTGAAGCCGAGAGAGTTCTTCGAAAGACTCCAGTCTCAAGCTATGAGGGAAGCCCAAGAAAGGAAGCATAGATCAAGAGACGTACCAATCAAAGATTCCCTCTTCAGACCTGTCGACGCTGACGGCAGTCTTGGAGACAGCCTCAGTCAG AGTCGAGAGAGTCTATCATCAGACGGTGAAGGAGCACGCGGTGACTGTTCCTCCGTGGACTCGTCAGGATCAGGGTCTGAGGAACAGCCACCATGCGACATCGGACTCTTGGAGAGACTGATCAGGACGCACCCTGTGTGGTTCCTGCCTGGCATCCAGAGAGCCGGTGCTTTCCATCTGCTCCAGGGAAAAGAAGAAGGG AACTTCGTGGTCCGTCAGTCGAGTCAGCCCGATACAATGGCGATCAGTGTACGGCTGCCCGCAGACAAGGGTCCCTACATCGAACACTATCTCATCCAGGCGTCCGGCGGTCGCATCGGACTTGAGACCTCACATAACCGCTTCGACAACATACCTGAACTGATTGCACATTATTCACAATGCTG CGACGAGCTTCCAGTGCAACTACAACTTCCACGTCCTCTCCGTGAAGCCAAGAGTCGACACCAGCTCAGCTCCTTAGCTATGCTGGGTCAAGAGTTCTGGGGATATCCAATGGCCAATCCCAAGAACAACCCCAATACCATTATTTCTCCATGTCAGCTAGCCAATGGCGTTATACCTATGGCTGTTACTCCTTCTGATACAGGATCTAGTCTTAGTAGCTTTAATGCCA GTACGCGAACAAACTCTCGTGAACATATTCTCAGCCCAGAAAAAGATCAAAATGTAGTGCTAAAGATGTCACCAATAGACACATCAGGTTCCCCACCGAGTCAAAATCAGAGCCTAAGCACTTTCAAAGGAAAAACAGCTCCATCACCACCGGCCAAGCCCAGCAGCGCATTTATCAGAGCACCTCGCCCGACCCCACCGAATACTTTGAACCTTATGTCCAGTACC GCGCATATAACACAACCTCATACATTTCCAACAGCAAACACGCAGCATTCTCCCACTCATTTAAACAACGTCAAAACTACCCCACCTCCGCCGCCTCCACGGTGGGCTAAACCACCATTCTCCAAACCTTCCTTATCTCCCAAATCCGAAGCTGCCGCTTTCAGTCCTATTAACAAAGCTTCACAGAATGGAAACATAACAGTCACTACCACGGTTACATTCTGTGTCAATAACACACAAATTCACAACCATCAAATCAATGAGAGCATACAAAGCGACAGGTTGCAACTAACGCTTGCGTCTAACGCCATGAATAACAACAGTAACGCAGATGCTGTATTCAGTGTCATGGATACACCGAAAAACATGTCTGATTCAAACGAATCGCAG AACATGATGCACCGTATGTCGCCAGAGGGGGAGTGCATCAATGCAATGACGGCTAGTTTGCACGGAAGCTTCAAACGTCAAATGACGGAGCAGAATACTGTCGAACCAGTGTCACCAATAGAACAATCTCAAACAAATACATCTGATTCAGTGGATCCTATTGTAAACAGTTATACTAAGTCGAGCAGTACCTTTGCTCCAAATCACTTGGTGTCACCCAACGGAACCAATTCTGTTACCAGTGGAATATTCTCACCGACTAGTCAGATAAACTCTCCTGTTTCCAATGACACAATTTCTTCTAAAAGCGGTGTCTTTTCTCCTCTAAGTCAAACTAATAAAAGCGAGATCTTTTCACCGGTATCTAGAAGTTCTCCTATTTCtgctaaaaatgtattttcaccGACTTCGAATCAATCAATTGTTTCTCCAATGATGGGGAAAGATAGGGATAAGGTTCTGTCTCCAAATACGAATACTGCAAGTACTACACCATCTGGTAGATCGAGGAGGAGTAAGCACTCCCACCGAAAGGAGTCCAGACATTACCAG GAATCAGATATACTCGAATCTCCGGGGGTGTATTGCAGAAGTTCATTGATGGATAAAGTATCAGATTATGAAGATATTTGGGGACCAGAAAGTAACAGCTGCTCGACTTTCAAACCATTGAAACCCGAAAATGAGAACAATATACACAATGGTATGATGAAAAGCAAGAGACCTGATCTTCTTCCAGACACATTAc CAAAACTGAATGCAGCCAAAAGCACGCAATCAATTctggaaaaagaaaatatacacattattaACTCAAATGAAAGCTTGAACGAAAAGAAAAATCTCTCTGATAGTTCCCTAAAGAAAAGTTTCAAGGGATCTAACGAAATCATTGCTACTACAAATAGCAAGGGAGATACTATACCAAAGAGGCCAGACAaacttaatatttcattaaacatGAACAAAAAACTGACTGAAGAAATTGAAGCTGTGATTAAAAACCGGGAGAATTATAGTATTGAAAGTATGGAGACGGTGAAGTTGGAAGATGATTGCATCAAAGATTCCATTGGTGATGATTCTGAGAAGGATAATGCTGGCAGCCCTTTCTACGCCGATCCTGTAGATGCCTTAAAGgaa GCTGCCTTGTTGCAACCAGTGCAACGACGAAAACTTCTTAGAGTCGGTGTGAATCTGTCTCAACGTTATTCAGAACCACCGACTCAAAACCATCCCTACTATCCTCTGCGGGACATGCACAGTATTGAAGAACTTTCCC CATCGTCGCCCAACACGTCATCATCTGTAGACAACCTGATGTCACTTCGCAGCAAGCCGAAGATGAAGCCGGTACAGCCGCCCCGAGTCGCAACCAAGCCACCCACAGGCAAGAACGACCAGACTTGGACCGTTGATTCCAGTTGGGAGTTTATAA ATAAAAACGACGAAGGTTCAAATGAGAGCGGTACTTTCCCATCATTGGCTGAACAAGAGTGCAGGCTGAGCGGTGTTGATGACGTAACGCAGTATTTGACTGTACACCAGGTAGTGGCACAGAG GTTCCCAGATTTGCGTCTCAACTCGGAGCCCGCAATGTTACCAGAAGAAGTAAGGTCGCCACCGCGAGCTTCGTGCTACGACAATGTTCACGATTTGAGGCCTTTATCTGAACAG GCAAGCGATGATGGCACTGTGTTCTCGGAACCGTGGGACAGTTCGCAGTGGGATGGACTGATACCACCTTGCAATGGTCAACAGCATTATGACAAT gAGGAACCTTGTGAATGGGAGTCTCCGATTCCAAGACGAGGACCTGCTGCAGCCACACGGGCGAAGAGTTTCAGAGACCGACTGGATCCTTTGCTAg CTGCCGGCCGAGTGCGTGCATTACGTGGAGGTCGCACAGTgcgcggcgccggcgcagcGTTACGTGCGTACGCGCTGCACCTGGCTCAAGACAAAAGCACCACCTTCGCACAGAACATCGACAACTTCATTGCATGCACGTTGGATTCTAAGGAGACTTGCCCTCAG GTAATGATGCGCAATATGAGACAGTTCATGTCTGGAATGAAGAACTATCTCGTCAAACATGGCGAAAGAGAATTTGAGAAAGAAGTTGAAAAAGAACGACTTaag CTGAAGCCGACGGAGTTCCTGAACCTGGACGCGATCCTGGAGGCGGTGATGCACCGGCTGGTGGTGCGGCCGCTGCGCGCGCGGCTGTACGCGCTGCTGGCGGCGTGGCACGCGCCCGACGTGCGCCGCCTGCACGCCGCCATCGAGCGCGCGCACCACGCCACGCCGCTGCAGCTCGGCATCAAG GAATCAACCAAGGTTCCATCATCAGCGGTGTTGGCTGTAATATCGAAGAACTTCCTCAAGATGCAAGAAGCTGACTCCCCGTTGGACAAGCTTGAGAATCTTCTAGCAGCCATATCTGTCATGTTTAATGCG ATCCGTGGTGAGCGTTCTGTAGGAGCCGATGACCTACTTCCAGTTCTCGCATGGACTATCGCTCGTTGTCGTCTAGTCTGCGCCGAGCTTGAAGCAGAACTTATGGCAGGACTTCTCCCGGCCGCACTCCTGGCCGGCGAAGGAGGGTATTATTTGACTGCATTGTTCTCTGCTGTGGCTGTGTTGAAGAGACTCGCGCCGGAACCACAGCCCGATAGTACTACGCCT TGGCGACGTGGTTCAATGGACACGGGTCGCGAACAGTGCCCAGTCGCCGTGGTCCGCGTAGTGTTGCCGGACGAATGTCGTGGCTCTATCCGTCGCGTGCCGGTGCCGTGTCGTCCCGGTGCTCGTGCAAGAGATCTTTGCCGGGCGCTAGCTCATGCAGCAGCTATTACTAATCCACAGGACTATGCTTTGTTCGCGTTGCATGATGGACATG AAACCATGTTGAACGAGAACGACTGCCCTCAAGAAGTCATGTCGGAGAAGAGCGGTCAAAACTTCACACTGGCGTACCGAAGGATAGACGCAAAGATTGCCTGGCCTCAACAGGCTCTGCTATCTTATCCCTAG
- the spri gene encoding src homology 2 domain-containing protein sprint isoform X4: MLITKYTAILLESARTTEARNMALSRSEAWSSSLDSASSRHRPVRRRHFVYRNATFLEPHLQGVRRRDSRSSDSDHDERSTEDDERSLLRSSPRTRLPPPPPPPPDDDPPPLKPREFFERLQSQAMREAQERKHRSRDVPIKDSLFRPVDADGSLGDSLSQSRESLSSDGEGARGDCSSVDSSGSGSEEQPPCDIGLLERLIRTHPVWFLPGIQRAGAFHLLQGKEEGNFVVRQSSQPDTMAISVRLPADKGPYIEHYLIQASGGRIGLETSHNRFDNIPELIAHYSQCCDELPVQLQLPRPLREAKSRHQLSSLAMLGQEFWGYPMANPKNNPNTIISPCQLANGVIPMAVTPSDTGSSLSSFNASTRTNSREHILSPEKDQNVVLKMSPIDTSGSPPSQNQSLSTFKGKTAPSPPAKPSSAFIRAPRPTPPNTLNLMSSTAHITQPHTFPTANTQHSPTHLNNVKTTPPPPPPRWAKPPFSKPSLSPKSEAAAFSPINKASQNGNITVTTTVTFCVNNTQIHNHQINESIQSDRLQLTLASNAMNNNSNADAVFSVMDTPKNMSDSNESQNMMHRMSPEGECINAMTASLHGSFKRQMTEQNTVEPVSPIEQSQTNTSDSVDPIVNSYTKSSSTFAPNHLVSPNGTNSVTSGIFSPTSQINSPVSNDTISSKSGVFSPLSQTNKSEIFSPVSRSSPISAKNVFSPTSNQSIVSPMMGKDRDKVLSPNTNTASTTPSGRSRRSKHSHRKESRHYQESDILESPGVYCRSSLMDKVSDYEDIWGPESNSCSTFKPLKPENENNIHNGMMKSKRPDLLPDTLPKLNAAKSTQSILEKENIHIINSNESLNEKKNLSDSSLKKSFKGSNEIIATTNSKGDTIPKRPDKLNISLNMNKKLTEEIEAVIKNRENYSIESMETVKLEDDCIKDSIGDDSEKDNAGSPFYADPVDALKEAALLQPVQRRKLLRVGVNLSQRYSEPPTQNHPYYPLRDMHSIEELSPSSPNTSSSVDNLMSLRSKPKMKPVQPPRVATKPPTGKNDQTWTVDSSWEFINKNDEGSNESGTFPSLAEQECRLSGVDDVTQYLTVHQVVAQRFPDLRLNSEPAMLPEEVRSPPRASCYDNVHDLRPLSEQASDDGTVFSEPWDSSQWDGLIPPCNGQQHYDNEEPCEWESPIPRRGPAAATRAKSFRDRLDPLLAAGRVRALRGGRTVRGAGAALRAYALHLAQDKSTTFAQNIDNFIACTLDSKETCPQVMMRNMRQFMSGMKNYLVKHGEREFEKEVEKERLKLKPTEFLNLDAILEAVMHRLVVRPLRARLYALLAAWHAPDVRRLHAAIERAHHATPLQLGIKESTKVPSSAVLAVISKNFLKMQEADSPLDKLENLLAAISVMFNAIRGERSVGADDLLPVLAWTIARCRLVCAELEAELMAGLLPAALLAGEGGYYLTALFSAVAVLKRLAPEPQPDSTTPQWRRGSMDTGREQCPVAVVRVVLPDECRGSIRRVPVPCRPGARARDLCRALAHAAAITNPQDYALFALHDGHETMLNENDCPQEVMSEKSGQNFTLAYRRIDAKIAWPQQALLSYP; the protein is encoded by the exons AAATGCGACGTTCCTTGAGCCACATCTCCAAGGAGTGAGAAGACGTGACAGTAGGAGTTCAGACTCAGATCACGATGAACGTTCTACGGAAGACGACGAGCGGTCTCTGCTTCGAAGCTCACCACGCACGAGACTTCCACCGCCACCTCCCCCGCCGCCCGACGACGACCCACCCCCTCTGAAGCCGAGAGAGTTCTTCGAAAGACTCCAGTCTCAAGCTATGAGGGAAGCCCAAGAAAGGAAGCATAGATCAAGAGACGTACCAATCAAAGATTCCCTCTTCAGACCTGTCGACGCTGACGGCAGTCTTGGAGACAGCCTCAGTCAG AGTCGAGAGAGTCTATCATCAGACGGTGAAGGAGCACGCGGTGACTGTTCCTCCGTGGACTCGTCAGGATCAGGGTCTGAGGAACAGCCACCATGCGACATCGGACTCTTGGAGAGACTGATCAGGACGCACCCTGTGTGGTTCCTGCCTGGCATCCAGAGAGCCGGTGCTTTCCATCTGCTCCAGGGAAAAGAAGAAGGG AACTTCGTGGTCCGTCAGTCGAGTCAGCCCGATACAATGGCGATCAGTGTACGGCTGCCCGCAGACAAGGGTCCCTACATCGAACACTATCTCATCCAGGCGTCCGGCGGTCGCATCGGACTTGAGACCTCACATAACCGCTTCGACAACATACCTGAACTGATTGCACATTATTCACAATGCTG CGACGAGCTTCCAGTGCAACTACAACTTCCACGTCCTCTCCGTGAAGCCAAGAGTCGACACCAGCTCAGCTCCTTAGCTATGCTGGGTCAAGAGTTCTGGGGATATCCAATGGCCAATCCCAAGAACAACCCCAATACCATTATTTCTCCATGTCAGCTAGCCAATGGCGTTATACCTATGGCTGTTACTCCTTCTGATACAGGATCTAGTCTTAGTAGCTTTAATGCCA GTACGCGAACAAACTCTCGTGAACATATTCTCAGCCCAGAAAAAGATCAAAATGTAGTGCTAAAGATGTCACCAATAGACACATCAGGTTCCCCACCGAGTCAAAATCAGAGCCTAAGCACTTTCAAAGGAAAAACAGCTCCATCACCACCGGCCAAGCCCAGCAGCGCATTTATCAGAGCACCTCGCCCGACCCCACCGAATACTTTGAACCTTATGTCCAGTACC GCGCATATAACACAACCTCATACATTTCCAACAGCAAACACGCAGCATTCTCCCACTCATTTAAACAACGTCAAAACTACCCCACCTCCGCCGCCTCCACGGTGGGCTAAACCACCATTCTCCAAACCTTCCTTATCTCCCAAATCCGAAGCTGCCGCTTTCAGTCCTATTAACAAAGCTTCACAGAATGGAAACATAACAGTCACTACCACGGTTACATTCTGTGTCAATAACACACAAATTCACAACCATCAAATCAATGAGAGCATACAAAGCGACAGGTTGCAACTAACGCTTGCGTCTAACGCCATGAATAACAACAGTAACGCAGATGCTGTATTCAGTGTCATGGATACACCGAAAAACATGTCTGATTCAAACGAATCGCAG AACATGATGCACCGTATGTCGCCAGAGGGGGAGTGCATCAATGCAATGACGGCTAGTTTGCACGGAAGCTTCAAACGTCAAATGACGGAGCAGAATACTGTCGAACCAGTGTCACCAATAGAACAATCTCAAACAAATACATCTGATTCAGTGGATCCTATTGTAAACAGTTATACTAAGTCGAGCAGTACCTTTGCTCCAAATCACTTGGTGTCACCCAACGGAACCAATTCTGTTACCAGTGGAATATTCTCACCGACTAGTCAGATAAACTCTCCTGTTTCCAATGACACAATTTCTTCTAAAAGCGGTGTCTTTTCTCCTCTAAGTCAAACTAATAAAAGCGAGATCTTTTCACCGGTATCTAGAAGTTCTCCTATTTCtgctaaaaatgtattttcaccGACTTCGAATCAATCAATTGTTTCTCCAATGATGGGGAAAGATAGGGATAAGGTTCTGTCTCCAAATACGAATACTGCAAGTACTACACCATCTGGTAGATCGAGGAGGAGTAAGCACTCCCACCGAAAGGAGTCCAGACATTACCAG GAATCAGATATACTCGAATCTCCGGGGGTGTATTGCAGAAGTTCATTGATGGATAAAGTATCAGATTATGAAGATATTTGGGGACCAGAAAGTAACAGCTGCTCGACTTTCAAACCATTGAAACCCGAAAATGAGAACAATATACACAATGGTATGATGAAAAGCAAGAGACCTGATCTTCTTCCAGACACATTAc CAAAACTGAATGCAGCCAAAAGCACGCAATCAATTctggaaaaagaaaatatacacattattaACTCAAATGAAAGCTTGAACGAAAAGAAAAATCTCTCTGATAGTTCCCTAAAGAAAAGTTTCAAGGGATCTAACGAAATCATTGCTACTACAAATAGCAAGGGAGATACTATACCAAAGAGGCCAGACAaacttaatatttcattaaacatGAACAAAAAACTGACTGAAGAAATTGAAGCTGTGATTAAAAACCGGGAGAATTATAGTATTGAAAGTATGGAGACGGTGAAGTTGGAAGATGATTGCATCAAAGATTCCATTGGTGATGATTCTGAGAAGGATAATGCTGGCAGCCCTTTCTACGCCGATCCTGTAGATGCCTTAAAGgaa GCTGCCTTGTTGCAACCAGTGCAACGACGAAAACTTCTTAGAGTCGGTGTGAATCTGTCTCAACGTTATTCAGAACCACCGACTCAAAACCATCCCTACTATCCTCTGCGGGACATGCACAGTATTGAAGAACTTTCCC CATCGTCGCCCAACACGTCATCATCTGTAGACAACCTGATGTCACTTCGCAGCAAGCCGAAGATGAAGCCGGTACAGCCGCCCCGAGTCGCAACCAAGCCACCCACAGGCAAGAACGACCAGACTTGGACCGTTGATTCCAGTTGGGAGTTTATAA ATAAAAACGACGAAGGTTCAAATGAGAGCGGTACTTTCCCATCATTGGCTGAACAAGAGTGCAGGCTGAGCGGTGTTGATGACGTAACGCAGTATTTGACTGTACACCAGGTAGTGGCACAGAG GTTCCCAGATTTGCGTCTCAACTCGGAGCCCGCAATGTTACCAGAAGAAGTAAGGTCGCCACCGCGAGCTTCGTGCTACGACAATGTTCACGATTTGAGGCCTTTATCTGAACAG GCAAGCGATGATGGCACTGTGTTCTCGGAACCGTGGGACAGTTCGCAGTGGGATGGACTGATACCACCTTGCAATGGTCAACAGCATTATGACAAT gAGGAACCTTGTGAATGGGAGTCTCCGATTCCAAGACGAGGACCTGCTGCAGCCACACGGGCGAAGAGTTTCAGAGACCGACTGGATCCTTTGCTAg CTGCCGGCCGAGTGCGTGCATTACGTGGAGGTCGCACAGTgcgcggcgccggcgcagcGTTACGTGCGTACGCGCTGCACCTGGCTCAAGACAAAAGCACCACCTTCGCACAGAACATCGACAACTTCATTGCATGCACGTTGGATTCTAAGGAGACTTGCCCTCAG GTAATGATGCGCAATATGAGACAGTTCATGTCTGGAATGAAGAACTATCTCGTCAAACATGGCGAAAGAGAATTTGAGAAAGAAGTTGAAAAAGAACGACTTaag CTGAAGCCGACGGAGTTCCTGAACCTGGACGCGATCCTGGAGGCGGTGATGCACCGGCTGGTGGTGCGGCCGCTGCGCGCGCGGCTGTACGCGCTGCTGGCGGCGTGGCACGCGCCCGACGTGCGCCGCCTGCACGCCGCCATCGAGCGCGCGCACCACGCCACGCCGCTGCAGCTCGGCATCAAG GAATCAACCAAGGTTCCATCATCAGCGGTGTTGGCTGTAATATCGAAGAACTTCCTCAAGATGCAAGAAGCTGACTCCCCGTTGGACAAGCTTGAGAATCTTCTAGCAGCCATATCTGTCATGTTTAATGCG ATCCGTGGTGAGCGTTCTGTAGGAGCCGATGACCTACTTCCAGTTCTCGCATGGACTATCGCTCGTTGTCGTCTAGTCTGCGCCGAGCTTGAAGCAGAACTTATGGCAGGACTTCTCCCGGCCGCACTCCTGGCCGGCGAAGGAGGGTATTATTTGACTGCATTGTTCTCTGCTGTGGCTGTGTTGAAGAGACTCGCGCCGGAACCACAGCCCGATAGTACTACGCCT CAGTGGCGACGTGGTTCAATGGACACGGGTCGCGAACAGTGCCCAGTCGCCGTGGTCCGCGTAGTGTTGCCGGACGAATGTCGTGGCTCTATCCGTCGCGTGCCGGTGCCGTGTCGTCCCGGTGCTCGTGCAAGAGATCTTTGCCGGGCGCTAGCTCATGCAGCAGCTATTACTAATCCACAGGACTATGCTTTGTTCGCGTTGCATGATGGACATG AAACCATGTTGAACGAGAACGACTGCCCTCAAGAAGTCATGTCGGAGAAGAGCGGTCAAAACTTCACACTGGCGTACCGAAGGATAGACGCAAAGATTGCCTGGCCTCAACAGGCTCTGCTATCTTATCCCTAG